A window of the Anoplolepis gracilipes chromosome 11, ASM4749672v1, whole genome shotgun sequence genome harbors these coding sequences:
- the LOC140670784 gene encoding mutS protein homolog 4 encodes MNVTQAAPPRGRRAYTRGRSIPNAQRVVNIFPKYQFGSGFTRVPTSSGPANSKTPRHNRRENCVSTSSYLPSTSRSIGSINPKSTPYGTSSNADSWVVIALTAGRGDARNEVGLAAIDLQYPYLILCQISDCQTYVNTLTKINILDPIEILMPETMCERRGNKLYKSIKEKFNALNITPISRIHFNESTGMERVRTLCAKEYSTVELIVKQKYYALAAAAALLKYVEYVQHMVYAPRSMRIDFQGSPNTTMIDIESARSLELVVSQSKHTIISLLGTMDRCLTPMGRRLLRASILQPSCDERLILERQSCVAELVANPSLCTSLQPVVQRLFGTDRLLTLAIKPLHVNDIQNAERNLNYALLLKSCLDIVPELEAILATGTHLFFAKMRKNLGNSEFRVMKDKILTLIHADARFVKGCTSLSMQRCFAIKADINELLDVARQIYCELISDMKNMVEQLAVKYKLPLSLEYNANLGYHINVAIPQNVSMIISNLPAEFIQARKNRRTFTMTTTALLTLNKQCKTACEEIYVMSNTLLTNLLEDIRQHVGCLFQLSADVAELDLILSLAQISSNPEYVRPSFGTKLELVNSFHPIMELFNRDLPVANDVVSVEMNHPRDKSIFLSFSDTQDASIAYNFHLITGPNMSGKSTYLKQIILLQIMAQIGSYVPASKATFRIANRILCRMSSRDDAELNASAYVLEMKEAQYILQSVTPRSLVVLDELCRHTTVEEGSAIAWSICEKLLLTAAFTFAATHFLHLTALRNMYHNVTTHCFETKTAESEESNELHLIYTHKLNPGVGPTDHYGISLAEVSSLPKCVTTKAREYASRQSTAQNNLGSVASSPSWEKSCYDAVVQLRALLENNCFIFANIVNIMKQLDLDKRKKQLLTEAVQIPVKSTSIAREREKHEEEKDFASNENPTTATNAMSLTELARQNKSQRERGAENEPMENVESDRNRKTNLSIHGADVNRATLLSQPETTDEDSRIVNSPFPSPITSQLSHPIFTPADSFIEQSIPDKSPIPIDPRFYVCTSFETTISQKVASVRESEEQTKRMLPRGSLGSNIALNSMTSSASTSFRSFQYHDYCLSEGEFDIDLPSSQSILSDVAQVKRSKEILQQIENDTFDEKSFSQESLNIIPIDDVVMSPM; translated from the exons atgaatgtaaCACAGGCCGCTCCACCGAGAGGACGACGCGCTTACACGAGAGGAAGATCTATACCGAATGCACAACGCGTGGTAAACATTTTTCCTAAATATC AATTCGGTTCTGGCTTCACCAGAGTCCCGACGAGCTCCGGACCCGCGAATTCAAAGACCCCAAGACACAATCGCAGAGAGAACTGCGTCTCTACGTCATCATACCTGCCGAGTACATCTCGAAGTATAGG GTCGATTAATCCGAAATCGACGCCGTACGGCACATCCAGTAATGCAGACTCTTGGGTGGTGATTG CGTTAACAGCTGGCCGAGGAGACGCCAGGAACGAAGTTGGCTTGGCAGCGATAGATCTTCAATACCCATACTTGATCCTCTGTCAAATTAGCGATTGCCAAACATACGTGAATACCTTGACGAAAATTAACATTCTCGATCCGATAGAA atattgaTGCCCGAAACAATGTGCGAGCGTCGCGGgaataaattgtacaaatcGATCAAAGAGAAATTCAATGCTCTCAACATCACACCGATTTCACGAATACACTTCAACGAGTCGACTGGCATGGAACGCGTGCGAACTCTATGCGCCAAAGAGTACTCGACCGTGGAATTGATAGTAAAACAAAA GTATTACGCTTTGGCTGCAGCCGCCGCGTTGCTAAAATACGTGGAATACGTTCAACATATGGTTTATGCTCCGAGATCGATGCGAATAGACTTTCAAGGATCACCGAATACCACAATGATTG ATATCGAGAGCGCACGGAGTCTGGAGCTGGTCGTCTCGCAGTCCAAGCATACCATCATCAGTCTGCTGGGCACAATGGACCGCTGCCTAACTCCGATGGGTAGAAGACTCCTGCGGGCCTCCATCCTCCAGCCCAGCTGCGACGAACGTCTGATCCTGGAACGTCAGTCCTGCGTAGCGGAATTGGTGGCCAATCCTTCTCTATGCACCAGTCTTCAG CCGGTGGTACAACGCCTCTTCGGCACGGATCGTTTGCTGACGTTAGCGATTAAACCTTTACACGTCAACGATATACAAAACGCGGAGCGAAACCTAAACTATGCACTGCTCTTAAAGAGCTGTCTGGACATTGTTCCGGAACTGGAAGCGATCCTCGCAACCGGTACTCATCTGTTTTTCGCGAAAATGCGAAAG AATTTAGGAAATTCAGAATTTCGAGTTATGAaggataaaattttgacattgaTACACGCGGACGCGAGATTCGTGAAGGGATGCACTTCCCTGAGTATGCAACGATGCTTCGCTATAAAAGCTGATATTAACGAACTGTTGGACGTTGCCCGGCAAATTTACTGTGAATTAATCAGCGACAtgaaaa ATATGGTAGAGCAATTAGCTGTGAAATACAAGCTTCCATTATCTTTGGAATATAATGCAAACTTGGGCTATCATATAAACGTTGCGATACCGCAAAATGTGAGCATGATTATCTCGAACTTGCCAGCGGAATTTATTCAG GCGCGAAAGAACAGGAGAACATTTACGATGACCACAACAGCGTTATTAACGTTAAACAAACAGTGCAAGACTGCTTGCGAGGAGATTTATGTGATGAGTAACAC ATTGTTGACTAATTTACTGGAGGACATAAGACAGCATGTTGGCTGCTTGTTTCAATTGAGCGCCGACGTAGCGGAATTAGACTTGATACTGTCGTTGGCACAAATCAGCAGTAATCCGGAATACGTGAGACCGTCGTTCGGGACAAAGTTGGAGCTGGTAAACTCGTTTCATCCTATTATGGAGTTATTTAACAGGGACCTCCCTGTAGCCAACGATGTGGTAAGTGTTGAAATGAATCATCCACGTGACAAAtctatctttctttccttttctgaCACACAGGATGCTTCGATTGCGTACAATTTTCATCTGATAACTGGGCCAAACATGAGCGGCAAGTCCACGTACCTGAAACAGATCATTCTACTTCAAATCATGGCACAG ATCGGTTCTTACGTGCCGGCGTCGAAGGCGACGTTTCGCATAGCGAATCGCATACTTTGTAGAATGAGCTCTCGCGACGACGCCGAGCTTAATGCGTCCGCCTACGTTCTCGAG ATGAAGGAGGCGCAATACATTTTGCAATCCGTCACGCCCAGGTCTCTCGTGGTTCTTGACGAGCTCTGCAGGCATACCACTGTCGAGGAAGGTTCTGCCATCGCTTGGTCAATATGCGAGAAATTATTGCTGACGGCCGCGTTCACGTTTGCCGCGACGCACTTTTTGCATCTCACCGCGTTGAGAAACATGTATCACAACGTGACAAC TCATTGTTTCGAGACAAAAACTGCGGAATCGGAAGAATCCAACGAGTTACATCTGATCTACACTCACAAGTTGAACCCCGGAGTAGGACCTACCGATCACTATGGCATTTCTTTGGCGGAAGTATCCTCTTTACCGAAATGCGTTACGACTAAAGCGCGAGAGTACGCGTCTCGACAATCTACCGCACAG AATAATCTCGGATCCGTTGCGAGCTCCCCGTCGTGGGAGAAATCGTGTTACGACGCGGTCGTTCAGTTACGCGCGCTGTTGGAGAACAATTGTTTCATTTTCGCaaatatcgtaaatattatgaaGCAACTGGATCTGGACAAACGTAAGAAGCAATTGCTTACGGAAGCGGTACAAATTCCCGTAAAATCCACGAGCATAGCGCGCGAACGTGAGAAACACGAGGAGGAGAAAGACTTTGCGTCGAACGAGAATCCAACGACGGCGACCAACGCAATGTCGTTAACCGAATTAGCGAGACAAAATAAAAGTCAACGCGAACGCGGAGCGGAGAACGAACCGATGGAAAATGTGGAAAGTGATAGGAATCGTAAGACAAATCTGTCGATTCACGGGGCTGATGTAAATCGCGCGACACTCTTGTCACAACCAGAGACAACCGATGAAGATTCGAGGATCGTTAATTCGCCATTTCCGAGTCCTATCACGTCGCAATTATCCCATCCGATCTTCACGCCCGCCGATTCCTTTATCGAACAGTCGATCCCTGACAAAAGTCCTATCCCCATTGATCCGCGATTTTACGTTTGCACGTCCTTCGAGACAACGATCAGCCAGAAAGTGGCATCGGTCAGAGAATCGGAAGAGCAGACGAAGAGAATGTTACCACGTGGTAGTTTAGGATCAAATATCGCTTTAAATTCAATGACGTCCTCTGCGTCAACATCCTTTAGATCCTTTCAGTATCACGATTATTGTTTATCCGAGGGAGAATTCGACATTGATCTGCCGTCTTCTCAATCAATTTTAAGTGATGTGGCGCAGGTGAAGCGATCTAAAGAGATTTTGCAGCAGATTGAAAATGATACTTTTGACGAAAAATCTTTCTCGCAAGAATCATTGAACATTATTCCGATCGATGACGTAGTAATGTCACCgatgtaa
- the LOC140670783 gene encoding uncharacterized protein, producing the protein MSSDLLPESVNLFLDDFETSLCLPILVIMVLCTAQFLFNHVFGIGYTIYQSVRKPISEEEQDTETTNMTAKLKGMLTTLGIGKPDTAAAMKNPLSPATQSREEEWDYCEDDVE; encoded by the exons ATGTCCAGTGATCTGTTGCCGGAATCGGTAAATTTGTTCCTGGACGACTTCGAGACCAGCCTGTGTTTACCTATTCTCGTGATTATGGTGCTCTGCACCGctcaatttctatttaatcacGTCTTTGGTATTGGATACACGATTTATCAGAGCGTAAGGAAGCCGATATCAGAGGAGGAGCAAGATACAGAAACCACGAATATGACAGCAAAATTGAAAG GAATGCTAACCACTTTAGGTATCGGAAAACCTGACACGGCGGCTGCGATGAAAAATCCACTATCACCTGCGACTCAATCTCGAGAGGAGGAGTGGGACTATTGCGAGGATGATGTTGAATAA